A window from Leifsonia shinshuensis encodes these proteins:
- the miaA gene encoding tRNA (adenosine(37)-N6)-dimethylallyltransferase MiaA, whose amino-acid sequence MQSVPLVAIVGPTGTGKTDLSLALARALKEHGRAAEVVNADAMQLYRGMDIGTAKLPQTEWGGIPHHLFDVLDVTDEATVARYQPEARATISDILDRGAVPLLVGGSGLYVSSVIFDLQFPGTDPELRAQLEAELAEHGPGMLFQRLAELDPDAARRIGSRNGRRIVRALEVAQLTGTSVSGALPEEPRPWHEPTVVIGLAAPRDELVTRLDARVQGMWDAGLLGEVTNLIPRGLDRGVTARRAIGYAQALAELRGELERDDAIAQTQQLTRRYARRQVSWFKRYPGIHWLDYDDPRLVETALALVDAASRPAADR is encoded by the coding sequence GTGCAGTCCGTCCCGCTGGTCGCGATCGTCGGACCCACCGGCACCGGCAAGACCGACCTCTCGCTCGCCCTCGCCCGGGCGCTCAAGGAACACGGGCGCGCCGCTGAGGTGGTCAACGCGGACGCCATGCAGCTGTACCGAGGGATGGACATCGGCACGGCGAAGCTGCCGCAGACGGAGTGGGGCGGCATCCCGCACCACCTCTTCGACGTGCTCGACGTGACCGACGAGGCCACCGTGGCGCGCTACCAGCCCGAGGCCCGCGCGACGATCTCCGACATCCTCGATCGGGGCGCCGTGCCGCTGCTGGTGGGCGGATCCGGGCTCTATGTCTCCAGCGTGATCTTCGACCTGCAGTTCCCGGGCACCGACCCGGAGCTGCGGGCGCAGCTGGAGGCGGAGCTCGCCGAGCATGGACCCGGGATGCTGTTCCAGCGGCTGGCGGAACTCGACCCCGACGCGGCCCGGCGGATCGGGTCCCGGAACGGCCGCCGGATCGTGCGCGCCCTCGAAGTTGCGCAGCTCACCGGAACGTCGGTCAGCGGCGCTCTGCCCGAGGAGCCGCGCCCGTGGCACGAGCCGACCGTCGTGATCGGGCTCGCGGCGCCACGCGACGAACTCGTCACCCGCCTCGACGCCCGCGTCCAGGGGATGTGGGACGCCGGCCTGCTCGGAGAGGTCACCAACCTCATACCGCGGGGACTCGACCGCGGCGTGACCGCCCGGCGCGCCATCGGTTACGCCCAGGCCCTGGCGGAACTGCGGGGCGAGCTCGAGCGCGACGACGCCATCGCGCAGACCCAGCAGCTGACGCGCCGCTACGCGCGGAGACAGGTCAGCTGGTTCAAGCGCTACCCGGGCATCCACTGGCTCGACTACGACGACCCGCGGCTGGTCGAGACCGCGCTCGCGCTGGTGGATGCGGCGAGCCGCCCTGCCGCCGATCGCTAG